Genomic DNA from Prunus persica cultivar Lovell chromosome G1, Prunus_persica_NCBIv2, whole genome shotgun sequence:
NNNNNNNNNNNNNNNNNNNNNNNNNNNNNNNNNNNNNNNNNNNNNNNNNNNNNNNNNNNNNNNNNNNNNNNNNNNNNNNNNNNNNNNNNNNNNNNNNNNNNNNNNNNNNNNNNNNNNNNNNNNNNNNNNNNNNNNNNNNNNNNNNNNNNNNNNNNNNNNNNNNNNNNNNNNNNNNNNNNNNNNNNNNNNNNNNNNNNNNNNNNNNNNNNNNNNNNNNNNNNNNNNNNNNNNNNNNNNNNNNNNNNNNNNNNNNNNNNNNNNNNNNNNNNNNNNNNNNNNNNNNNNNNNNNNNNNNNNNNNNNNNNNNNNNNNNNNNNNNNNNNNNNNNNNNNNNNNNNNNNNNNNNNNNNNNNNNNNNNNNNNNNNNNNNNNNNNNNNNNNNNNNNNNNNNNNNNNNNNNNNNNNNNNNNNNNNNNNNNNNNNNNNNNNNNNNNNNNNNNNNNNNNNNNNNNNNNNNNNNNNNNNNNNNNNNNNNNNNNNNNNNNNNNNNNNNNNNNNNNNNNNNNNNNNNNNNNNNNNNNNNNNNNNNNNNNNNNNNNNNNNNNNNNNNNNNNNNNNNNNNNNNNNNNNNNNNNNNNNNNNNNNNNNNNNNNNNNNNNNNNNNNNNNNNNNNNNNNNNNNNNNNNNNNNNNNNNNNNNNNNNNNNNNNNNNNNNNNNNNNNNNNNNNNNNNNNNNNNNNNNNNNNNNNNNNNNNNNNNNNNNNNNNNNNNNNNNNNNNNNNNNNNNNNNNNNNNNNNNNNNNNNNNNNNNNNNNNNNNNNNNNNNNNNNNNNNNNNNNNNNNNNNNNNNNNNNNNNNNNNNNNNNNNNNNNNNNNNNNNNNNNNNNNNNNNNNNNNNNNNNNNNNNNNNNNNNNNNNNNNNNNNNNNNNNNNNNNNNNNNNNNNNNNNNNNNNNNNNNNNNNNNNNNNNNNNNNNNNNNNNNNNNNNNNNNNNNNNNNNNNNNNNNNNNNNNNNNNNNNNNNNNNNNNNNNNNNNNNNNNNNNNNNNNNNNNNNNNNNNNNNNNNNNNNNNNNNNNNNNNNNNNNNNNNNNNNNNNNNNNNNNNNNNNNNNagtttttttaaaaaaatttaaatttatttagaataaaaaataatggatattgtgttccataaaaataggattcatatctgaatttctttaatttaatttttttaatacgaaaaattgtgaatttaccatattatcctcatttaattaataatttcaattcttaatgtttgcattaaccaaggacattttctggtattttgaatgtttcaccattctctgccttttgctttatatatatagataaagtaattcaaaactgtcttttttataaaaatttcaaaactgagtatagccggccggctatactatttttaaatataaaaaaatttcctccAACCAATAGGAGCCACATGTCAACATgtgtcttttttaaaaaatttcaaaactgagtatagcctttaaatataaaaaaagatccCAACCATTATGCcgcacgtgtcaacacatgcgtttgtaaaaaatatttcaaaactgagtatagccgtgcggctattctatttttaatataaaaaaaggttcCCCAACCAAtaggagccacgtgtcaacaaatgtatttttttttaaatatcaaaactgagtatagccgtgcggctatacaatttttcaatataaaaaaagtcccCAACCATTATgccccacgtgtcaacacatgcctttgttaaaaatatttcaaaactgagtatagccgttcgggtGTAcgatttttaatataaaaaaaatgtcccCCAACCAAtaggagccacgtgtcaacaaatgtattttcttcaaaaaatcaaaactgagtatagccgggcggctatactattttttaatataaaaaaggtccCCGAACAAATagaagccacgtgtcaacaaatgtattttttttaaaacaatttcaaaactgagtatcgccgcgcggctatactatttttaaatataaaaaaaggtccCCCAACAAATAGGAGCCACGGGTGAacaaatgtattttttttttaatttcaaaactgcgtatagccgcgcggctatactatttttaaatacaaaaaaggtACCCCACCCAataggtgccacgtgtcaacacatgtcttttcaataaaaaattgaaaactaagtatagccgggcggctataccatttttaaatataaaaaaagttccTCCAACCCGtaggagccacgtgtcaacacatgtcttgttaaaaaaaaaattcaaaactgattatagcagttcggctatactatttttcaatataaaaaaggaccccAACCATTATGCCCCATGTGTCAACACAtgactttggaaaaaaaatttcaaaactaagtatagccgcgcggctatactatttttaaaatataaaacaaggTCCCCCAACAAAtaggagccacgtgtcaacaaatgtattttttttaaaaatttcgaAACTGagctatactgtttttaaatagaaaaaaaggTCCCCCAAGCAATAGGAGACACGTGTCAACACAggtcttttttataaaatttcaaaactgagtatagccggccggctatactatttttaaatataaaaaaagtcccCCCAACGAATagaagccacgtgtcaacatgtgtctttttttaaaaatttcaaaactgagtatagccgttcggctatactatttttaaatataaaaaaagaccccAACCATTATgccccacgtgtcaacacatgcctttgtaaaaaatatttcaaaactaagtatagccgtgcggctgtactatttttaatataaaaaaaggtccCCCAACCAATatgagccacgtgtcaacaaatgtatattttttaaaatatcaaaactgAATATAGCCgtgcagctatactatttttcaatataaaaaaagtcccCAACCATTATgccccacgtgtcaacacatgccttgtaaaaaatattttaaaactgagtatagccgtgcggctatactatttttaatataaaaaaggtccCCGAACAAATAGGAGCCACGTGTGAACAaatgtattttctttaaaaatttcaaaactgcgtatagccgcgcggctatactatttttaaatataaaaaaggccTCCCACCCAataggtgccacgtgtcaacacatgttgtttttataaaaatttgaaaactgagtatagccgggcggctatactatttttaaatataaaaaaagttccCACAACCAGtaggagccacgtgtcaacacatgtctttttaaaaacaaaattcaaaactgagtatagccgttcggctatacccCAACCATTATgccccacgtgtcaacacatgcctttgtaaaaaaaatttcaaaactgtgTATAGTTgttcggctgtactattttttaatataaaacaagGTCCCCCAACAAAtaggagccacgtgtcaacaaatgtattttttttaaaaatttcgaAACTgtgtatagccgcgcggctatactatttttaaatataaaaaaaggtccCCCAACCAAtaggagccacgtgtcaaaacatgtctttttaataaaaatttcaaaactgggTACAGCCGGgcgactatactatttttaaatataaaaaagttccCCCAACCAAtaggagccacgtgtcaacacatgtctgtgtaaaaaaaattcaaaactgagtatagccgtgcggctatactgtttttaatataaaaaagactcCAGCCAATAGTCCCCACGTTTCAACACATcttttcataaaattaaaaacatggaATATAGCCGTCCGACTGtactgtattttctttttttctttttaaaaaaaaatagaaaaagagaCCCTCCTAATTGCATTGGTTTGTACCTTATGTATATTAATTTGCAtcatatccaaagtagatattaatgTTCcactatttgatattttaatataatttttgtaccatgtgttattcttattcaataatatgtgagaattatttgtataatacgtgaattgtGTGTGttgctgaatttttttaaaaaaatacgtgtataaaAACATTAGTaatacgtacgtacatgtacaatacgactattgtatgtttgctttttaaagaaaacgtgAGACGTatatagaacacgaatgtattcttgaaaaatacgtacctacatatgtgtgtgtataaaaataggatccattatctgctttttctttttcttttaatttttttaaatatgaaaaagtgtgaatttaccatattatcctcatttaattaataatttgaattcttaatgtttgtattaaccaagggcattttctggtattttgaatgtttcaccattctctgccttttgctttatatatatagataaactacccatgttatcttttcttaattcttaaaataaaattaaaaaagaaaaaagaaaaccaattgacaTATGTGTGAGCATGTGCCAAGGGGCTAGtttatataaagcaaaaaataaagaagggtaaaacattcaaaataccaaaaaatgcccttgattaatgtaacattaagaattaaaattattaattaaatgaatataatatagtaaattcacaccttttcacattaaaaaaatttaaattaaaagaaaaataagataatggatcttatttttatggaacacaactacttattatattttttaattttaaattaaattaattttttttttaaaaaaaacctctcacaAATGCAAAAGCATGTGCAAAGACTCTtagtattaataaaataaaacaaagatcCCCTCCGTTTATTGGGCCATAGTATGTTTCTCAGCCTGCCCTGGGCCAGATGCTGGCGGGCCTTTATCAGAATGAGGTGGCATTGCCGACAAGCAAGCCTTGATGTGGGGTAGGACCTGCTGAACCCATACTGAATGTcttgggttttattttattttattagtcaAGTTTCAACTACAGCATCCTAAATGAGTTATAGTGAATTTGTTGGTCTATTTAATTGaactaaaaaaatagagtTCATAACCTTATTATATAAAGTTACATTAGTTTTCAAAGCCAGGTATGGCTCAGTAAAAAAGGGTCTTAATTTACAGATGAGTGATCGcaagttcaaattttcataaCACTTTAGAAGTGTATGTTTGATAAATTCCCTccccttattattattatacaaGCTATATTATACTTTTgtctaatctaaattacagTACATGAATGGGGATTCGAACCCGGATGCAGAGTGAGAAATACATTTACTTTAACCAACGTAACTAAACTCATATATGCACTACACCCTTttccttataatttagacaATCACTTCtatttaaaccaaaaaaaaaaaaaacgtattatcagaaaattgaacACTTACAagtaaaatttgagaaaaaaggGCTATACCAACCGGTAGCtagtaaaaaatgaaattcattGATAACTCAGATAGTTGTATTctattttgtgaatttcatttttttatgacTGGCCTCCCTTCCTTCCTCGCACTAGCATGCGGGTCGAGTTAATGACATTTGCCAAAGAAGATGCCTGGAACTTCGCTTCTTCTTCTACctttgaccaaaaacaaaaatgcttTGCCTTTCGGTCTCTCTTATTTGTCTATACACCCATTTCTTTTAAGCAGTCACACAAAATTAGAGTTCAGGCATGTAATAAGCTTAAGCTCCTCATCAGTCACTACAATTAAATCCCAAAATCTTATTCACACACATTTCCTCATACCctcaattgtttttgttatttctctTGTGTTAAAGCTCTCTTCTTGGATGGAAACTTACCTCAAGACCGAAGGCTGCCAATTGAAACTTGCCCCACTTCAAATTGCCAAGAACCCAGGTTAAGCTCCAAAACCTAGctcttttattcatttatttatttgtctgggttttgtttttgttcttaaatttttccatACATGTTTtgctatatatttatttttcgttACCAAAACGGCCtttgtaatttgttttcttcttttcctcatTAATGTTATTGTTGATGATGGATTGTTAAAGAGGCACTAATTAATGCCTAACATGATCAATAACTTCTCTACAAAAGCTCCTTAGCACTCTATATTTACAAACCTCCTGTttcacaaaatacaaaaatatcacaaatctgGGAATAATATTTGCAACTTTCAGCTACTACTAAGTGTTCataaagtatatatattctttccaTGTTAGAAGGATGTCCGTAAGATGAAGTGATGTTTTTCACTTCAATGTACAATTAATAATACAACTCTATTTAGAAACAATACATGGAGTTGGTTCACTAGAAAATCATTCATCTTTCTGTTTTCTATGCAGTaggaaagcaaaacaaaagaaatagtGGTTTGCTTGCCGTTCCAGTGCCGATACTTCATATAAGTTATAACGCAGAGAGCTTTTGGGATTCTCTTATTGTCTTTTGTCTCGATCCCCACTAAATTGTCATAAACGAGCTACTAAGTAGGTTCCTGATGATCATGGAAAGAACCTCtacatctttctcttcttcaactCCTCAATggaaatatgacgtctttctGAGTTTTAGAGGTGAAGACACTCGAAAGAGTTTTACAGACCACTTATACACTGCATTGGAACGTCACGGAGTACTAACTTTCAAGGATGACCCTGAACTTCAAAAAGGGAAAGCTATTTCTCCAGAACTTTTTACTGCAATTCAAGAATCGAGGTTTGCGCTCATTGTGCTGTCAAAAAATTATGCATCATCAACTTGGTGTTTGGATGAACTTTTAAAGATTCTTGAATGCATGGAAGCAAGAGAAGCAGTGCTACCAATTTTTTATGATGTCGATCGCTCTGATGTACGAAAGCAAACAAGAAGTTTTGCAGAAGCCTTCAGCAAACATGAAGAAAAGCTGAGAGATGACATAGAGAAGGTGCAAATGTGGAGAGATGCTTTAAGGAAAGTGACAAATTTCTCTGGATGGGATTCAAAGGACAGGTATGCGttgcttattttctttctgcTTTCAGTGGCCGTCTTCTTATATGATGATCTGTATGTACAATGAGTGAGACTTCAATGTTTTTAGGAAGGGAAATACATCCAATTATATTGCTATAGTTgtgttattcttattttttatggtATAAGTTACTATTTGAAGGGACATAGGAAGTATGACTCATCTGCAGCTATAAATGTCATTAGAAGAATGGAAAGGAAAACACAGAGTACATGCATTGTTACATAATTCAGCTTTGGCTTAATTCAGGTCCCATGATAAAGActagtaataaaaaaaagtctagattttgtttctttgtcaattatatgtattttgaTTTAGGTCCCATGTGAAGAACGTAATTATATTATCTATTCTATGCCATAGGTCTGAATCAAAGCTCATCAAAGATATTGTTGAAGTGGTAGGGAAAAAACTGTGTCCTACATTGTTAAGTTATGTTGACGACTTAGTTGGAATTGATTCAAGATTGAAACCAATCACTTCGTTTTTAGATGCGAGGGTGGATGATGTTTACTTTATTGGGATATGGGGTATGGGGGGTATTGGTAAGACAACTATTGCCAGGGTTGTTTATGATAGAATCTCTCATGAATTTGAATACAAAATGTTTCTTGCCAATGTTAGAAATGTTTATGAAAAAAGTGGTGTACCTCACCTACAAAAGCAACTTCTTTCCATGGTTGGGATGAAAATGGACGACATATGGGATGCTCGTGAAGGAGCCACATTGATAAGGAGGTTTCTACGTCACAAAAAGGTTCTTCTAATTCTTGATGATGTGAACCATTTGGACCAGTTAGAATATTTGGCTGGAAAGCATGAGTGGTTTGGTTCTGGGAGTAGAGTTCTCATTACAACTAGAAATGAGCACTTGTTAATTGCACATGGTGTGGAGAGAAGATCTAAGGTGGAAGGATTAGGTAATGATGAAgctcttcaaattttttgtagGAAAGCCTTTAGAAAAGCTTACCCCGAAGAAAACCATCTTGTTTTGTCAAGTTGTGTTGTGAATTATGCCAAAGGTGTTCCATTAGCTCTTAAAGTCTTGGGCTCTTTTTTCTATGGAAAAGATACAAGTGCATGGAAGAGTGCGGTGGATAAACTAAGAGAAGTTTGTAATTCGGAAATTATGGAGACACTTAAACTAAGTTATGATGGTCTAGAtgatgatgagaagaaaatttttCTAGACATTGCATGTTTCTTTAATGGGAAGGGCAAAGATCGAGTAAGAGAAACACTGGATGCTTGCGGTTTATGTTCAGATATTGCAATACATGTCCTTGTTGAGAAATCCCTCTTAACTATTAATCCATCTGGCACTCTATTGATGCATGATTTGCTTCAAGACATGGGCCGGGAAATTGTCCGTCGAGAATCTCTTGATGAGCCAGGCAAGCGCAGTAGGTTGTGGCGTAGTGAAGATGTCAATCATGTATTGAGCAAAAATACAGTAAGGCATTTTACTAAAATAAGGAAGTTGATTGCTATTTGCTAATTTATCAAATAATGTAGTGCTCACTAACACTTTGCTTATGATATGTGTTTCACTATTCTTTATTCATTCATATTTATTAGGGAACAGAAGCAATAGAAGGTATTGTTCTGCACCAAGTTGAGCCAAGGGTGGTGTGTGCAAATGCTAATTCCTTCTCAATGATGAAAAGACTAAGATTCCTTGTTATCAATAATGTGGACCTCTTAAACAAGCTTGAATATCTTCCCAATAGTTTACGGATTCTTGACTGGCTCCAATTTCCTCTAAAATCTTTGCCACCATCTTTCAATCCAAAGAATCTACATGAACTCAACATGCGTAATAGCTGCATTGAACATCTTTGGAAGGGAATGACGGTAAAGTATCACTTATCTTTAGTAACCCTAGAAATCTTTAATTATGGAAGCtaattttgttatgtttttaCTTCATGGCAGCCTTCTTACTATTTGAAAATGATTGATCTCAGCCATTCTTTAAATCTGGTAAAGACCCCGGACTTTAGAGGTATCCCGTCTCTTGAGCGTCTGATTCTTCAAGGTTGTATACGATTACATGAGGTAGACCCATCTGTTGTGGTGCTTGAAAGACTTACTTTGATGAACTTGAAAGATTGCAAAAACCTTGTGCTTCTTCCAAGCAGAGTATGTGGCTTAAAATCTCTCAgagtttttaatgtttttggtTGCTCAAAGCTTGAGAAATTGCCTGAAGACTTGGGCCATGTTGAGAGTTTGGAAGAGCTTGATGCGAGTGGAACTGCTATACGAGAACCACCTGCCTCAATTCGGCTTTTGAAAAACCTTAAAGTATTATCTCTCTGTGGATTTAAAGGACCATCATCAAATCCATGGAATGTTCTGCTTTTACCTTTCCGGTCATTGCTGAGAATAAGTTCAAATCCTACAACTAGTTCGTGGTTGCCTTGTTTATCTGGTTTGCATTCTTTGACACAACTGAACCTAAGGGACTGCAATCTCTCGGAACGAGCAATTCCCAATGATCTTGGCTGCCTGTCCTCATTAACACATTTAGATGTAAGTAGAAATGCATTTGTTAGCCTCCCCAAGAGCATCTGTCAACTTTCTCGACTTGAATTTCTTGACGTGGGGCATTGCCAGAGACTTGAAACATTGCCAGAGCTTCAGTCTAGTATATACTATCTTGAAGCTTATAATTGTAATTCATTAGTAGCATCTGGTCTGGACATCATTAGACTCTTTGCTAACTGTCTCAAACAGGTGAAGAAGCTATTCCGTATGGGTGCGGAATATATTGAATCTGAATGTAATTATCTTCATCCTGGAAATGAAATTCCAGAGTGGTACAATCTTAAAAGTGCACAACTTACCGGATGTAGTTGTGAATTAATTGTTCCTGGAAATGAAATTCCAGAGTGGTTCAATCATAAAAGTGTGGGGTCTTCATCAGTAAGTGTAGAGCTGCATCCAGGTTGGTCTACTGATTATAAGTGGATGGGATTTGCATTGTGTGTTGTTTTTGCCATCCATGGAAACCGGAGTCTGTCTAGTCCTCGTTATCCTATTTATTGCCAACTGAGTGTAAACGGAGGACCATTTTGTTGGTGGCCAGTTGCTGGTTGCTCATTGGGATCCGATCAATCTGGGCCAGACCACCTTTGGTTATGCCATGTTCCTTGTCATTACTTCTTTTTCACTGAGTTGCACACTAggcttgaatttttatttctgGTCAACGAATCAATAGTGGAAGTGAAGAAGTCTGGGATCCGTATAGCATATGAGGAAGACGTGAAAGCTCTTATCAAGCAAACATATTCCAGGCAGAGCAGGGTTAGCATTTGTAAGGAGGTTTTGGAATTCCCCAATAGCGATTGTCAGAAAGCATCACCATCTGTATCACTATCAGAATTAGAATCAAAATCAGGTGGCATTGCCACCAAGCGAGGCCTTGAACGCTGTGATGATGGGGCACGATGTAGTGAAAATGGTTGTATTAATGAAGAAGAACCTCATCCAAAAAGATCAAAGCAACACTAGCTATCCTCATGGGGTGATGAGGCTTGAAACCTCCTCAAGGCTGAAAGGAAGGACAAGGTGGAGAGTGGACTCTTTCTTGATATTTCTTTACTGGTCTGACAGGTTAGAGTTTTCACAAGATGTTAAGCAAGCATGCATTGATATATTGTGCATCCCA
This window encodes:
- the LOC18793722 gene encoding TMV resistance protein N — protein: MIMERTSTSFSSSTPQWKYDVFLSFRGEDTRKSFTDHLYTALERHGVLTFKDDPELQKGKAISPELFTAIQESRFALIVLSKNYASSTWCLDELLKILECMEAREAVLPIFYDVDRSDVRKQTRSFAEAFSKHEEKLRDDIEKVQMWRDALRKVTNFSGWDSKDRSESKLIKDIVEVVGKKLCPTLLSYVDDLVGIDSRLKPITSFLDARVDDVYFIGIWGMGGIGKTTIARVVYDRISHEFEYKMFLANVRNVYEKSGVPHLQKQLLSMVGMKMDDIWDAREGATLIRRFLRHKKVLLILDDVNHLDQLEYLAGKHEWFGSGSRVLITTRNEHLLIAHGVERRSKVEGLGNDEALQIFCRKAFRKAYPEENHLVLSSCVVNYAKGVPLALKVLGSFFYGKDTSAWKSAVDKLREVCNSEIMETLKLSYDGLDDDEKKIFLDIACFFNGKGKDRVRETLDACGLCSDIAIHVLVEKSLLTINPSGTLLMHDLLQDMGREIVRRESLDEPGKRSRLWRSEDVNHVLSKNTGTEAIEGIVLHQVEPRVVCANANSFSMMKRLRFLVINNVDLLNKLEYLPNSLRILDWLQFPLKSLPPSFNPKNLHELNMRNSCIEHLWKGMTPSYYLKMIDLSHSLNLVKTPDFRGIPSLERLILQGCIRLHEVDPSVVVLERLTLMNLKDCKNLVLLPSRVCGLKSLRVFNVFGCSKLEKLPEDLGHVESLEELDASGTAIREPPASIRLLKNLKVLSLCGFKGPSSNPWNVLLLPFRSLLRISSNPTTSSWLPCLSGLHSLTQLNLRDCNLSERAIPNDLGCLSSLTHLDVSRNAFVSLPKSICQLSRLEFLDVGHCQRLETLPELQSSIYYLEAYNCNSLVASGLDIIRLFANCLKQVKKLFRMGAEYIESECNYLHPGNEIPEWYNLKSAQLTGCSCELIVPGNEIPEWFNHKSVGSSSVSVELHPGWSTDYKWMGFALCVVFAIHGNRSLSSPRYPIYCQLSVNGGPFCWWPVAGCSLGSDQSGPDHLWLCHVPCHYFFFTELHTRLEFLFLVNESIVEVKKSGIRIAYEEDVKALIKQTYSRQSRVSICKEVLEFPNSDCQKASPSVSLSELESKSGGIATKRGLERCDDGARCSENGCINEEEPHPKRSKQH